The following proteins are co-located in the Synechococcus sp. PROS-U-1 genome:
- a CDS encoding cytidine deaminase has protein sequence MASADNNAESLLVVARQAATRAHCPYSNFHVGAAVRCDDGSVIDGCNVENASYGLSICAERVALFAAITQGKRPLELAVSCVDAQTDAAPGSRMPCGACRQVMQELLPADAKIHIDGVGHQHLSELLPHPFELDHSS, from the coding sequence ATGGCTTCTGCCGACAACAACGCTGAGTCGCTGCTAGTAGTCGCACGACAGGCTGCAACCCGTGCCCATTGCCCTTATTCCAACTTCCATGTGGGTGCCGCCGTGCGGTGTGACGACGGCAGCGTGATCGACGGCTGCAACGTGGAAAACGCGAGTTATGGGCTCAGCATCTGTGCAGAGCGCGTTGCGTTGTTTGCAGCGATTACCCAGGGCAAACGACCACTGGAACTGGCCGTGAGCTGCGTCGATGCCCAGACCGATGCCGCTCCTGGCTCCCGCATGCCATGCGGCGCGTGCCGTCAGGTGATGCAAGAGTTATTACCTGCAGACGCCAAGATTCACATTGATGGCGTGGGGCACCAACACCTCAGCGAGCTGCTTCCCCATCCGTTTGAGCTGGATCACAGTTCATAA
- a CDS encoding YajQ family cyclic di-GMP-binding protein: MASTYSFDVVSDFDRQELVNTLDQVRRDVGNRYDLKDSNTEIELEETELVITTASDMTLQAVEDVLRTKATKRNLSLKIFDFQTPETAGGNRVKQVVKLRKGLSQEIAKKLSKMVRDELKKVTVAIQGESVRITGKNKDDLQAAIQLVKSKEDELDVPLQFENYR; the protein is encoded by the coding sequence ATGGCCAGCACCTATTCCTTTGACGTTGTCTCCGATTTCGATCGGCAGGAGCTGGTCAACACCCTGGATCAGGTGCGTCGGGATGTGGGCAATCGTTATGACCTCAAGGATTCCAACACGGAGATTGAGCTGGAGGAGACGGAGTTGGTGATCACCACGGCCAGTGATATGACGCTCCAGGCAGTTGAGGATGTGCTTCGAACCAAAGCGACCAAACGCAACCTTTCACTCAAGATTTTTGATTTTCAAACCCCTGAAACAGCGGGGGGTAATAGGGTGAAGCAGGTGGTGAAGTTACGCAAGGGTCTCAGTCAGGAGATCGCAAAGAAACTGAGCAAGATGGTTCGCGATGAACTCAAGAAAGTGACCGTTGCAATCCAGGGCGAAAGTGTGCGGATTACTGGTAAAAACAAGGATGATCTTCAGGCTGCTATCCAGCTGGTGAAGAGCAAAGAGGATGAACTTGATGTTCCCCTGCAGTTTGAGAACTATCGCTGA
- a CDS encoding MAPEG family protein, which translates to MSLLQLFTATDAAPYAWSLVLSGGSVVASILPLGAARSAANFEMKDMAAPRAMFDRYPAWGKRASWAHQNSFEAFTLHAPAALLALTAALHTGALPSAAVVAAFAHPALRLAYIAAYVANTPPARGLCWATGLLCSGILYSEGLKALLNG; encoded by the coding sequence ATGTCGCTGCTGCAGCTGTTCACCGCCACAGATGCGGCTCCTTACGCCTGGTCGCTAGTGCTCTCCGGTGGCTCAGTCGTGGCCAGCATTCTTCCGTTGGGCGCCGCGCGGTCAGCCGCAAACTTCGAAATGAAAGACATGGCCGCACCCCGGGCCATGTTCGACCGCTATCCGGCCTGGGGCAAGCGCGCCAGCTGGGCCCACCAAAACAGCTTTGAGGCCTTCACGCTGCATGCCCCGGCAGCTTTGTTGGCCCTAACCGCTGCACTACATACCGGCGCATTGCCTTCGGCAGCCGTGGTGGCCGCATTTGCCCATCCAGCGTTGCGCCTCGCCTACATCGCCGCCTATGTGGCCAACACCCCCCCCGCTCGGGGCCTGTGTTGGGCCACTGGTCTGCTTTGCAGCGGCATTCTGTACAGCGAAGGGCTGAAAGCACTCCTGAATGGTTGA
- a CDS encoding PrsW family intramembrane metalloprotease gives MPATLYLITPLIALLASGLVIAVIRFLDVLERESWWAIGLCFVIGLMTVIPAIVICSISTIYWAALLGESAPLEMLQVTVDAPLFEEIVKGIGVAVALLLIRRQIDSLTDYIVYSAVVAIAFEFCENILYLWSRLSMPDGALLAWIGEINARTIGSAGMHALFTVWIGFALWCLIEGRGYLRWVGGLFGVVLAVLLHAINNIGAYFSNVGDPATISAVNQAGFTVGVIGNTIQMALFLALIGSAILQDLHLLSKYGLALQQRLLALPDDQQEVAMARLQAFLNPFHHLVAHSQSTWLLTPLSRTSPVARAEYGRFAKAALQASKQLKASKQGREMASALSDAGLGLLLMNCDPAQTDGEAAR, from the coding sequence ATGCCGGCGACGCTCTATCTGATCACGCCACTGATTGCTCTGCTGGCCTCCGGGCTGGTCATTGCAGTGATCCGTTTCCTTGATGTGTTGGAGCGCGAGTCGTGGTGGGCAATCGGCCTCTGCTTTGTCATCGGCCTGATGACTGTGATCCCGGCCATCGTGATCTGCAGTATCTCCACCATCTATTGGGCGGCCCTCTTGGGTGAATCGGCTCCGTTGGAGATGCTGCAGGTCACGGTTGATGCCCCATTGTTTGAAGAGATTGTCAAGGGGATCGGTGTTGCAGTGGCATTACTGCTGATTCGTCGTCAGATCGATTCGCTCACGGACTACATCGTTTACTCCGCTGTTGTTGCGATTGCCTTTGAGTTTTGCGAAAACATCCTTTATTTGTGGTCTCGTCTTTCCATGCCAGACGGCGCACTGTTGGCATGGATTGGTGAAATTAATGCTCGCACGATTGGCTCGGCGGGCATGCATGCTCTCTTTACGGTTTGGATCGGATTTGCATTGTGGTGTCTGATCGAAGGGCGGGGATACCTTCGCTGGGTTGGTGGTTTGTTCGGTGTTGTTTTGGCGGTGCTTTTGCATGCCATCAACAACATCGGAGCTTATTTCAGCAATGTGGGTGATCCCGCAACAATTAGCGCGGTGAACCAGGCGGGTTTCACCGTCGGAGTGATTGGAAACACGATTCAAATGGCTTTGTTCTTGGCCTTGATCGGATCCGCGATTCTTCAGGATTTGCACCTGCTTTCCAAATATGGATTGGCTCTTCAGCAGCGTCTGCTGGCTCTCCCTGATGATCAACAGGAGGTTGCTATGGCCAGGCTTCAGGCTTTCCTCAATCCCTTCCATCACCTTGTGGCTCACTCCCAGAGCACCTGGTTGCTCACACCACTTTCCAGAACGTCACCGGTCGCTCGGGCGGAGTACGGCCGGTTCGCGAAGGCGGCTCTTCAAGCCAGCAAGCAACTAAAAGCCAGCAAACAAGGTCGCGAGATGGCATCGGCTTTATCGGACGCGGGCCTTGGCCTTCTTCTTATGAACTGTGATCCAGCTCAAACGGATGGGGAAGCAGCTCGCTGA
- a CDS encoding phosphoribosyltransferase yields MRVLSWAQFDQAVAQLAARFADAELTGVYGVPRGGLCLAVALSHAMERPLLSVPNRSALIVDDVYETGRTLKAVHDQVPQASFAVWVSKGTPDWWTAALVADSSEWVVFPWENVERARADEQAYRASRGL; encoded by the coding sequence ATGCGGGTTCTCAGCTGGGCTCAATTTGATCAGGCTGTGGCCCAGCTCGCAGCGCGCTTTGCAGATGCAGAGCTGACGGGGGTCTATGGGGTCCCCAGAGGTGGGCTGTGCCTTGCGGTTGCACTCAGCCATGCCATGGAGCGGCCGCTGCTGTCGGTCCCCAACCGATCGGCGTTGATTGTGGACGATGTTTATGAAACCGGTCGCACGTTGAAGGCAGTGCATGATCAGGTTCCGCAGGCCTCATTCGCGGTGTGGGTAAGCAAAGGCACGCCAGATTGGTGGACGGCAGCGCTGGTTGCCGACTCCTCGGAATGGGTGGTGTTCCCCTGGGAAAACGTTGAGCGGGCCCGTGCGGATGAGCAGGCCTATCGCGCCTCTCGTGGTTTGTGA
- a CDS encoding nucleoside 2-deoxyribosyltransferase: protein MNNTSRTIYLASPYGFSAQWKRLLLPEFVRALEALNLEVWEPFARNGQVNLAEPGWAYRVAQRDLQDVRDADALLAIVNGTPPDEGVMVELGAAIALGKPTFLFRDDFRRCTDSEQYPLNLMLFAGLPEQGWNDYVYTDLAELGDPRKAMARWALS, encoded by the coding sequence ATGAATAACACCTCACGCACGATTTATCTGGCGTCTCCCTATGGCTTCTCGGCCCAGTGGAAGCGACTGTTGTTGCCGGAGTTCGTGCGTGCGTTGGAAGCGCTGAACCTGGAGGTGTGGGAGCCCTTCGCTCGTAATGGCCAGGTGAACCTGGCGGAACCGGGTTGGGCGTATCGCGTCGCGCAGCGCGACCTGCAGGATGTGCGCGATGCCGATGCACTGTTGGCGATCGTCAATGGAACCCCACCGGATGAAGGGGTGATGGTGGAACTTGGGGCTGCCATCGCTTTGGGAAAACCGACGTTTCTGTTTCGAGATGATTTCCGCAGGTGCACCGATTCCGAGCAGTATCCGCTCAATTTGATGTTGTTTGCCGGTCTGCCGGAGCAGGGCTGGAACGATTACGTCTACACCGATCTTGCGGAGCTCGGGGATCCCCGAAAGGCCATGGCACGCTGGGCGCTCTCCTGA
- a CDS encoding glycosyl transferase family 2 yields MSSYAIVVRAFDGEAPYLQSFIDYHRRLGVEAFYPVLAPGAAPLCRDIFAKNQIRFHESEGQRIGSVQDLIREDYVAVIDADEYLHPDLFRFLDEESVESLLMPWRLTASLDDDFFESAQKKFFVFPQVKSIVQTSALKRLRLHASNTSGSGRCLGIAQGQQFPVQHYYLRGLDDLLLKEGGVVRRTLAQSSGRKQVNLNADADADSLDFPSRHARVAFLLNVLETRPEQLDPYSMTLDRSMLDYLRNSVHGDPDAAKQALRDSVARIQRVYRKRTIHREIRATQQLLASDPHKVSYQKRVLKLLRRDFEFRQSWLGLFENARDSLLMNRGRL; encoded by the coding sequence GTGAGCAGTTACGCCATCGTTGTGCGCGCTTTTGATGGTGAAGCTCCTTACCTCCAGTCTTTCATTGACTATCATCGTCGCCTTGGTGTTGAGGCCTTTTATCCAGTGCTTGCTCCAGGGGCAGCGCCATTGTGTAGAGACATATTCGCAAAAAATCAGATTCGCTTCCATGAGTCCGAAGGTCAGAGAATTGGCAGTGTTCAGGATCTAATTCGAGAGGATTATGTTGCCGTTATCGATGCAGATGAATACTTGCATCCTGATTTATTTCGATTCCTTGACGAAGAAAGTGTTGAATCTCTCCTGATGCCATGGAGGCTGACAGCATCGCTGGATGATGATTTTTTTGAGTCTGCTCAAAAGAAGTTTTTTGTTTTTCCCCAGGTCAAATCGATCGTTCAAACCTCCGCGCTCAAGCGGCTGCGTCTCCATGCTTCCAACACCAGTGGCTCCGGTCGCTGTCTTGGGATTGCCCAAGGTCAACAATTCCCTGTTCAGCACTACTACCTTCGCGGTCTTGATGATCTGCTGTTGAAGGAGGGTGGTGTGGTCAGGCGAACCCTGGCTCAGAGCTCAGGCCGGAAGCAGGTGAATTTGAATGCGGATGCGGATGCGGATTCGCTGGATTTTCCCAGCCGCCATGCCCGAGTGGCGTTTTTATTGAACGTTCTGGAGACCAGGCCTGAGCAGCTCGATCCCTACAGCATGACGTTGGATCGATCCATGTTGGATTATCTCCGGAACAGTGTTCATGGTGATCCTGATGCTGCCAAGCAAGCTCTTCGTGACAGCGTTGCAAGGATCCAAAGGGTGTATCGAAAGCGCACGATCCATCGAGAAATTAGAGCGACGCAGCAACTGCTTGCTTCAGATCCACACAAGGTCAGTTATCAGAAACGGGTTTTGAAGTTGCTACGGCGTGATTTTGAATTTCGTCAATCTTGGTTGGGGCTTTTTGAAAATGCTCGGGATTCCTTGTTGATGAACAGGGGGCGCTTGTAA